AAGACGAAGGAGGACGATACATGTTTGAATATGGATGTAATGTAAGTGGGAAGTGGGATAAATGATGAGttgatttgattaaataaaaagcAACTTGTTGTTAGTTGAGTTGTGGTTTGCAAATAGTACAAAACAAGGATGAGGAAAGATATATATTAGATGCGCTGCCTTTCCCACTTGTCCAACTAATATTCATACTTTAACCCAACTTGCTACTGTCACGTGCCTCTTTATACTTACAGGTGCATGAATTCATCCATACAGCCGCCAATTCGATCTTTCCATCGGAATACTGCTAAACAACATACTATATGTAAATACTCATACTCCTACTAACAAATATCCAAATATTATCCCCAATTACAATTTAAGAGATAACAAAAATAAGTGGTCAAAATATATGTTCAGTACTTACCATAACATAACTAGTTgttcataagaaaaaaattaaattgaataattttttttaaatttcaaaatgatatacatattataattattacttttctTTTAGTATAATAGAGGGCAAAAGTGTAAAAAAATACgaaattaatcaaatattttaagacATACAAATCCCGTAAATAgatttttaatatctttttttaatccaaacaattttatttaaaaagcaTCACACTTTTACTCAATCTTATTctgtatttttgttgttgataattttaattaaatttatattatcattGATCAATAGTTAAGtatttctaattatttatttataagaaaatatatatgtagTAGAAGGTTGGGATGGGACCAACTAATCTACCCCAAATTTATTTCCTTAGATAGTGAAGACGTAAAAAAAAAGCGCATTGGAACGGGCTTGGTTGAAGGCCCAACCCTAGACGTTGATAAAATGTTAGGGCAACGCAACAACGGCGAGTGAGGCTAGGAGAAGAAGAATGGCGATTGAGAAAGTAAAGCGAAAACGAAGTGCGACTGAAAATAATGATGATAGAAGTGAAAAGAAAAAGACGACGGTATCATCATCATCGAAGGAGGGAGCTGGTGAGCAATTACGTTTTTTCGTTGATCAATTTCAGGAGGCCAACCACTGTCAACTTTCTTCCATTGAGTTAGAGTCCTTCAAAGATACATCCATATTAGAGCTATCTCATTCTCAAGACACAGACACAGATAACGATGTCAAAATGTTGGGTGATGATATCAAAGCGGCATTTGGGAAATCATGGAAAGAGGTGCTTTGTGAAGGAGACCTCTTACAAGGCAAAATCCCTGCTGGTAGCCCCTCAGTTGTTATTCTCTCTTCCTCTGCTTTAAGATCCATACACCTTTTAAAGGGCTTTCGTTCCTTCACTAAACAATGTAGCGCTGTCAAGTTATTCTCTAAGCACATCAAACTCCAAGAACAGGTCAATATTTACTCTCCCCAACTTCACTTCATCAATTCAAGTTAATGTGAAACGTTGTACATGATTATTAGGTAATATTGTTGCTTGGACCCCCaattattgattttgatttatgttCCCTGCAGACTTCCTTGTTGAAAAACCGAGTTAACATTGCTAGCGGCACACCAAGCAGGTTTGTCATCTTACATAATTTCATTAAAGAAAATCTTGTTGTTTTCCCACCAactatcaaatcaaataattatgttttcctttctttggtGATAGTATCATCTACCAAGCATTGACATTGTTAGATAGATTTGTAGTCATGTTTATGTTTTGTATAGTTATAGTTATACAACTTTTACATTACTCACCATCCAATGCAGGATAAAGAAGCTCATTGACATGGAGGCTTTAGGCCTTTCAAGGTTAAAAGTACTTGTGCTTGACATGCATCCTGATGTGAAGGGCTATTCCTTGCTTACCCTTCCACAAGTCAGGTGTGCTTCTCTCTTCCTccctatttattttaaaatcttctGTTCTCAATTCTTTAAAACTTATTTCTTACAAACTTAGAACTTATGGATTATATTGAAATTACTACCATTTACATTAAACTAACCCTATTGATCTGGCAGAGATGAATTCTGGGACCTGTTcaagaattatttttatcaaccaATGATCCAGGGTGATCTGCGCATCTGTCTCTATGGTCCATACCAGTCAGCAGTCCgtctaaaaggaaaaaaaagactTCCAGTTGCTGATAAATAATGTGTTATTAGTCATTAATCATACTTGTCTCGTGGCTTGTATTACAACATCTGTTATTATGATTCCATTATCTTTAAATGACCATCACTATTACCTTTGTCCATAAAGTGGAAATGTATTGCCTAAAACAGTGagtatgttattattttttattggctTTAAACAGACCATATTTACTTTAGAGACAGTATCACAATATTACTTCAATGAAGTTATAAAACTTTTAACATGCATTATAGCCTAATAACATATTGAACCCTgcattattgttgttgttatatatTGCTTAGGTCTGGTTCTTgttcttttttccttttgtaATGGAACTTTAGGCAAAAGAATCGAAGTGGCCTAGGGCCTATACTTGATCAGTAGAAAAAAATTTCACTTTGATCTCAGGAGTTTTCACGTTGAGTTCAAGTTGAGTATGTAACAAAACAAAGTACATAATAAAGTGGCCACCGGTAGGCAAAAAATCCGGTTACGAGGCTCAAATTTAAAAAACGAAATCCATTTTAACTATTcagtttatttataaattggTTGGATAAcaacttatgttttatatttggatttagtttttatccactaccaatattttgttaattttgagattttatttcttgaaaaaaatttgaaatttttttttttgaaaaattatcaaaaaaaatattataaaaagatttaaattgaattttttttttgaaaaatttggtgataattttttaaaaaaatttattgaaaaaatcaattttttaaataatcaatttttaaactatgaataaataatttttaaaaaaataattaaattttaaccgattttaaaattaaaattttcaaaatcaattgcttaattataaaccaattatttaaccataattaattttataattggttttataactagttttaaatcaaataataaatttgattataaatctaaattcatatattgattttaaaatgaatatggtttggtttttttaaaaaaccaacCATGAACAGCCCTAGCCACTGGCCAGTTGATGGAGATCGGGCTTATGAATTTACTTccaatttagtattttataatAGAAATCTTGATGGTGCCTTCCATCCGAGACTAAATGACAATCAAAGACAAAATGTCTACAGTGTAGAGATTTATCAGAaacttaattatatatttaacagACACCCAATGATATAGATCAAACATTCATTGTGTATCTAATAAAATATCAGTTTATCCTGTAGTTTATTGATCCAAACTCACCTATTGAATATTTATACTACCAATAATAACTAAGTATGACCACTATTTCCAGGtgattttttctttctagtCACACAAGGCAGCTAAATCATACGTGAGTTGTTTGCCTCATCCACTTTGTAGCAGACCACTTCTCCCCAGAGATTACTGGGCATCCTGCATGCACACTATCCGGATCTGACTGTCCATCCAGTCCCTGAGAAAACCAAgcagaaatatttaaaaaaataattattgtctATTGCCTTATTTGGCAAGACATAAAAAGTTAGTATGAAAAACACACGGCATAGAAAATAACTGTAATCCAATACTCTGAATATTGACATTTTCTGTCAAAATAAAAGTATTGATTcgctaaatatttatccaaatggcCTCTAGAACATTTAAGAAAATTGCTGCTCCTGTTTTATAATCCCCATGAATGATGATGAACAAGCAAAGTTATACTAACCATACTCCAGAAAAGCACCGCGTTTCCTTTAACTGGTTTCACGCATATCCCTTTCTCTAATTGCCCACCACAGCTACATTCACCTGAACCAGCCTGAAACACATTGCATACATATTATCAATAACAGCCTTGAGTATAGTCAAAATGTCCAATGAGAATGTTAGATAATACTATCACACCACATAGTAGATAGCTGATACCTGCATTTTACACATGGTGTGTGTTTCTTAGGTTATAGGTAAAGCCAAATATAGTCAATAAATCTATAAACATTGTAATTCAGGAAGGCACAAGAACTAAGAGTAACATATGCGCAGCAACATAAATAAATGAGAGGAATGTGGAATAAGATTGGGATTCTGGGGATAAAACACAATTTTGATAGTTCTACAAACtaaacaaataaatgaaaaacaaaagaaacatGTATCTTGTTagtcaacaaaataaaacacattttcttcCCATTAGCCTGCCACTTAAATTAAGGCTACTCATATGCTTCACAGCAATGTCTACAGCAACTACCAAAACATGCCAACACAATAGTTCAGAAAATTAGAAGCTTACCAGTGGGAAATGTGTTTCTCCTCCCTCAACATTGTCACCTAAATACATAAGCATTGTAGCTATTCGCTGCCCACCACGCTTCAAGTTGAACTGTCTCGAAAAAGAAAGGCACAAAGGGTTGCAGATGATTTATTGAAGCCACTTGAGGTGATTCTCATGCTTActataaatctaaaataattaaaatagcaAAGACAGGTTTACAATACAACTTACAGTATCAGAAAAATAGTCGTGATGGGGTCTATAAAACTGATTCTTCTCATACCTGTGCTGCTGCAGATGTTAGCGTTGACACTAGCAAAAGCCATCATGTTCAGATAgagataagtaaaataaataaatcatatccTCACCTCAGGACTTGCATAAGCTCTCCATTTTCAATTGGTACTTGAGAATAGACAGAAATTCTTTTTTCAATTGCCTAGTTGAGAAAGGGAACATATTTTATCAGACTGTACAATTAATACTATCCAATAAAATGTggcttttttataaaaagtaaaattgggtaaaagaaattaaatcaaatgttTCCATGGGAACTAAATATTTATACAACAATACAAAAGAAGTTAGAACTATTATACATGTAcagaaatcaaatttaatatgaataattGATGCAGGGAACACTAGCATCAAGAAAGCGTAAACTTAAATATCACATCCTCTtggtatttttgttttatttatttcgaGGTTGATTGCATTGTTCTACAAGGTTACTACTATATCACTATTATTAAAGGTACCATAGCCttaataaattattacttatttatgAGATTCAGTCTCCTAAgggtattttattaattttcaacTTACCGGTCCAGGGTTTGGACCTATGTTTTTGTTGGATTTTCTTGTGCTTCTTGAAGTATAAGTTATATAAAGAAAGTCATATGGTTCATTCAAAAGTTTTAGtgctttcatttttttatttatgatcgACTGAATTTAGGGATCACATTCTCCTCTTCATGATTGTGACGCAATTACACAATAAGTGTGATACCTAAAGGATCATAGGTGTGGCACaatgtttcaaaaactaaaCAAGTAACCACCCAAAACGGGTTCTCAGTGTGTATCAGACCACAAAAACTGTCCAACTTTATGGACAAACCAGCTGGTGCAACCTAGGTTTTTAACACTCATTTGATGAAAAAACTATGAGCAAGAGATAAATGTAAACTGGATAACTTACATGTACCATAGGatattttttctcttcataATTCAAAAACATACCAGAGCTTGTCCTGACATCACTCTTGACTCCCTGTGGAAAATAGAAATATCATCATGGTTTGGGAAGAAATACATGGCCAGAGATGTTAGTGACCACACATGTACTACAATACTACATATGCCCATTTGTCAAGATATAAAGTTCCTTTCACTGTTAGTCTATGCAGCAAAAGCGGCATCTGAAAGTAGTTGTTTGGCCATGTTGGAAGAGgcaattttagtattttatttttcatgattggctaaaaattattcaaataaccTCAAGATTAAATTGTAGTTTAGTTGAAGCACATGTTGACACTTTTGTTCAATAACAGAAGAACTTGTCAAAGAACTTTTTCAGATGAAGTAAATTTAAACAACTTTAACTCATTCAAATTTTCCCCATTCATAGTTTGAAAGTAAAAAGCACTTTCGTTTAAATGGCCATACACATTATCACTTCACACTAGGTTATTGACACAACAATATATGTATGAGCTTATTTGGCCATGCTGTGGAATTAACAAAAGCTTCGCTTAATCTAAAAGAACAGGGTGTATTGTTAAATCACTACAAGGTGTTTTGTTAAATTCCTGAAGTGTTTGTATATGGTAATAGAGAAACAAATCCTAACTTAGGTGAAGATTGGAGAACTATAATACACATATGGAGATAAAGGGAGATGTTAACCATAGGACCCATGCAGAGTGGATGAAGTGGAAGAATGCTTCGGGTGTGATCTGCAACATAAATGGACCGCTCAAAATTCAACGAAAATTTAAGCACACAACTCTAAGATTTGTGATGTTGTATAGGACTAGATGTTGAGTGGTAAAGAACTCTTAGAATTTGGGCTTTAGGCTTAACACAACCCCTAAAGCTAGATCAAGAGGTGAAGATTGCTCAGCCTTATAGTTATACGAACTACTTTGGCCCTATCACTAGTTGACTTGGGATTGCATCACACCCCTCGTGCTCATTATTGGAAATCTAGAGTGTGGACAAACACATGTGGAATAATGGGGATCTCAACATAACCCCTCACATTTAGGACTACACATCTGAAGTATGAACAACTGCAGCGGGAATAACAGATATCTTGGACCAATAATAATCTAGGATATTCTTCGATACCATCTTAGAATTTGGGTTGGACTAACTCAACCAAGCCTTATAAGGACTACTTTGACCATATTTCTAGTCGATGTGGGATCACAACAAGAGCCAACAAGAAAGTAAACTCAATGTTGTAGAGATGAGTTTGACAATTAATTACTAGTCAAACAAGATAATCCAGGATTAAATATACAATCATTATAGAGAAAATTGGGTGGCTTTCTTTGGATAGAAGATGCTAGAATCTCGTCTCAAGTTACTTGGGTTACAGTTATGAACTCCCTAGGTGAGTTAGATATTAGCAAATGAAACTAAAACCCACACAGAACATCTATTGATGATTATGACCACTCAAAACgaaatttataaagaaaataaaactatGTACCTTTCCAGTCTTTGCATCCACCACTGTTGAAATTTTTAGGCGAGGGAGGGCTACTGCTCTAAGATAATCACATTCCTGTAAAGATATAATAACTTCAATACGCATCTGCAAAACTTTTTCAGTTGGAAGctgaacattttttaaatactgTTAATTGCCCAAGATTAGTATGTAGTCCTCTTACAGTAGTGGATAGGAGGGTCTTATATGTGTCTAACAAGAACATCATACTTCACAGCCAGCAGCCTAACACCTCTTGAGGAACTTTCCACCCTCAAATAGATGTTAGAATCTGAGTAAACCGTCAACTTAGTCATCCAAAGGTAAGGGTGTCACCAGATTAGTCCAAATATTTTTGTAAGCAAATTAGTTCTCCAAATTAGTTTCTCGGAGATACACATTTGCGAACAAATTCATTCATACAAAGGACTAAAGTGGTGATACAAAAGGAATAATTTGGCGAAAGTTTTGTATCTTTGAAGATTTAAGTGAAAAATTCTTGTAAGAACTAAGATGTGTTTGGAAGAGCATATTCAGAACCTACTTGAGCTTATATTATGACATAAACACTTATGTAAGTGTCTGGGAGAACTTGCGTAATTAGCTTATAACATATCTGAAAACTGTTTTGAGCTAATTTCAATAAGCTTATCAGGATGGataccttaaaaaaaataacttacaacttatatgaaaatagtttaatcacaaattcacaatctCTCGTTAACAATACCAATAGTTTATACATAACCGCCTATATGACAAGCATTATTCAATAAGCACTTAATCAACCTGTTTCTTGAAACACACACCCAATAAGGTTTCACTTGAATCTCTAAGGGATTAGAGTTTGTTGAGAACAACTTTTAGAGGATTAATGTGGTGACACCATAATGTTTGGAGGACCTAATTGGGAGTTACTCAAATTTTAATTGACTCTTGGGTCTTCACTGATGGGTCTTCACCTAATTGTACTGTACTTTGCCCagaaaatttaaagaaaatgcAATTAAGCGGAAAAAGTTAAAGATAACAACACTGAATGCTTCATACCAATTGCTACCACTCCATAAACTGAAAAAAGTATGTGCAAatgcaaacaaaaaaaatcatatagaGGATTATCTTGAGCATGTACCAAAAAGAGGGAGATATAATCCGAAGGTTGGTTTGCATTGTGCAGTAGCCAGTAGGATTTCATTTACAAGATAACACACACACAAACAATTTGGAGGTTGGTTTGCTTTTTGCAGTAGCCAGTAGGATCTTATTTTTAGGATATATAAGATACTCGCACACACGTGCTCACACACACATTTCAAACATATTTCTCCAAAAGTTGTTTAAAACCAGATGTGTAATTTCGAGTTATCCCAAAATTTAGAAGCACAGAATGTAATGATAATTACAGAATGATGTTACTGTTGGATTTAATATCTGTGACTACATCAATAGGTTTATTTGTCATAATAAAGGTTTATCATAACAGGGGCTTACATTGTAGTTCTGGAATCCTATGTTTTAAGAGtaaatatttccttttatttttttattactgaCTAACATTCCAGGCTTAATAACAA
The genomic region above belongs to Cicer arietinum cultivar CDC Frontier isolate Library 1 chromosome 4, Cicar.CDCFrontier_v2.0, whole genome shotgun sequence and contains:
- the LOC101502342 gene encoding uncharacterized protein — encoded protein: MAIEKVKRKRSATENNDDRSEKKKTTVSSSSKEGAGEQLRFFVDQFQEANHCQLSSIELESFKDTSILELSHSQDTDTDNDVKMLGDDIKAAFGKSWKEVLCEGDLLQGKIPAGSPSVVILSSSALRSIHLLKGFRSFTKQCSAVKLFSKHIKLQEQTSLLKNRVNIASGTPSRIKKLIDMEALGLSRLKVLVLDMHPDVKGYSLLTLPQVRDEFWDLFKNYFYQPMIQGDLRICLYGPYQSAVRLKGKKRLPVADK
- the LOC101502651 gene encoding prolyl 4-hydroxylase 1, with the protein product MAPAMKIVFALLTFVTVGMIIGALSQLAFIRKLEDSYGTDSQPFRRLRGLERSGHLQLPMGIPYWNNDKEAEILRLGYIKPEVLSWSPRIILLHNFLSLEECDYLRAVALPRLKISTVVDAKTGKGVKSDVRTSSGMFLNYEEKKYPMVHAIEKRISVYSQVPIENGELMQVLRYEKNQFYRPHHDYFSDTFNLKRGGQRIATMLMYLGDNVEGGETHFPLAGSGECSCGGQLEKGICVKPVKGNAVLFWSMGLDGQSDPDSVHAGCPVISGEKWSATKWMRQTTHV